A single Anopheles arabiensis isolate DONGOLA chromosome 2, AaraD3, whole genome shotgun sequence DNA region contains:
- the LOC120896731 gene encoding 39S ribosomal protein L1, mitochondrial, with protein sequence MLSLTNVGFVRWATTPLMVAGARLLHTATLDLAARKGTREKARKAKVKKVVEKVGFIRHDLRKKGKLNLNVANKHIDDSWKQEPKDDCWVSKYYKWRVYTVEEAIQCHRETHHPTVYNLPNAPLYAHVELNMQAEKVTRFVDNFQRMVAIPHRFEHGENRNIIVFAKGQDPLKEAKDAGATLVGGMELIKEIQNGDLQLSEYPFVLAHPNILPELVVIRGLLKKNKFPNPRSGTLGVNLAEMIQKYAHGINYSAAKDEQQKDFGSIVACIGTLQMEAKHLESNLTALLQDVNSMRPKREGRFVTRVLLKSPPSGENLKINPFLYIPEEGVFSKRSAKTTDAAAGEEEDAEQEEEQRSAASGGA encoded by the exons CCGCACGTAAGGGCACGCGAGAAAAGGCCCGCAAGGCGAAGGTAAAGAAGGTGGTGGAAAAGGTTGGCTTCATCCGGCACGATCtgcggaaaaaaggaaa ACTCAACCTGAATGTAGCGAACAAACACATCGACGACAGCTGGAAGCAGGAGCCGAAGGACGATTGCTGGGTCAGCAAGTACTACAAATGGCGCGTGTACACGGTGGAGGAAGCAATCCAGTGCCACCGGGAAACGCACCATCCGACCGTGTACAACCTCCCAAATGCACCGCTGTACGCGCACGTCGAGCTAAACATGCAGGCCGAAAAGGTGACCCGCTTCGTGGACAACTTCCAGCGCATGGTGGCGATACCGCACCGGTTCGAgcacggtgaaaaccgcaacATCATCGTGTTCGCGAAGGGCCAGGATCCGCTGAAGGAAGCGAAGGATGCGGGCGCTACGCTAGTCGGCGGGATGGAGCTGATCAAGGAAATCCAGAACGGCGATCTGCAGTTGTCGGAGTATCCGTTCGTGCTGGCCCATCCCAATATTCTGCCCGAGCTGGTCGTGATACGGGGGCTGCTGAAGAAGAACAAGTTCCCAAACCCTCGGTCCGGCACGCTCGGTGTGAATTTGGCGGAAATGATCCAAAAGTACGCGCACGGCATCAACTACAGTGCGGCGAAGGATGAGCAGCAGAAGGACTTTGGCTCGATCGTTGCCTGCATCGGAACG CTACAAATGGAAGCGAAACACCTGGAAAGCAACCTTACCGCCCTGCTGCAGGACGTGAACTCGATGCGACCGAAGCGCGAAGGCCGGTTCGTCACGCGGGTGCTGCTGAAAAGTCCACCGTCGGGTGAAAACCTTAAGATTAACCCGTTCCTGTACATCCCGGAGGAGGGCGTGTTCAGCAAACGGTCAGCGAAAACGACCGACGCGGCCGCcggcgaggaggaggacgcgGAGCAGGAGGAAGAGCAGCGGAGTGCGGCATCCGGAGGGGCCTGA